One Hydrogenispora ethanolica DNA segment encodes these proteins:
- a CDS encoding Smr/MutS family protein, giving the protein MNTIDLHGYSAAEAQLRLELHLLNALKHGERLVRIIHGQGKHSEHFPVIKSQVRRWLTESPFAREHIRLVYRGEDGSPYTLPNAGETIVELVNDDAPPSRQPALDFDEEEEREARRNAKALRSDRLRTARRRPPTRR; this is encoded by the coding sequence ATGAATACCATCGATTTACACGGCTACAGCGCAGCCGAGGCCCAGCTCCGGCTGGAACTTCACTTATTGAACGCTTTGAAGCACGGCGAACGCCTGGTGCGGATCATTCATGGCCAGGGCAAGCACAGCGAGCATTTTCCGGTCATCAAGTCCCAGGTCCGGCGCTGGCTGACCGAGTCTCCGTTCGCCCGGGAACATATTCGCCTGGTGTACCGGGGCGAGGACGGCTCGCCGTACACTTTGCCCAATGCCGGCGAGACCATTGTGGAATTGGTAAACGACGATGCTCCGCCCTCCCGCCAGCCGGCGCTGGATTTCGACGAGGAGGAGGAGCGGGAGGCGCGGCGCAACGCGAAGGCACTCCGTTCCGACCGGTTGCGGACGGCCCGCCGCCGCCCGCCCACCCGGCGCTGA